A genomic stretch from Haloferax sp. Atlit-12N includes:
- a CDS encoding universal stress protein, which yields MYSHILFPTDGSDCADAALDHAIEHARTYDATLVALYVADVREVGYAAPALSLERVREALLESGDQVLGRVAERAREAGVEVETVVTEGTPASEIIRHADERDIDLVVMGTHGRSGIDRYLIGSVAERVVRGSDAPVLTVRQESS from the coding sequence ATGTACTCCCACATCCTCTTTCCGACCGACGGCAGCGACTGTGCGGACGCCGCCTTGGACCACGCAATCGAACACGCCCGCACCTACGACGCGACGCTCGTGGCGCTCTACGTCGCGGACGTGCGCGAGGTCGGCTACGCCGCGCCCGCGCTCTCGCTCGAACGGGTCCGCGAGGCGCTCCTCGAAAGTGGCGATCAGGTGTTAGGTCGCGTCGCCGAGAGAGCCCGTGAGGCCGGTGTCGAGGTCGAGACCGTCGTCACCGAGGGCACCCCCGCGAGCGAGATTATCCGCCACGCCGACGAGCGGGACATCGACCTCGTCGTGATGGGAACTCACGGTCGAAGTGGCATCGACCGCTATCTCATCGGCAGCGTCGCCGAGCGGGTCGTCCGCGGCTCCGACGCGCCCGTGTTGACCGTCCGACAGGAATCGTCGTAG
- a CDS encoding RIO1 family regulatory kinase/ATPase: protein MDLRRLVRGRLGWPRLETVARELARRYDRDTLHIRFLEADNWLSTPMVVDDEWFVKVISKQNSLVHAVFTTGRNLGAFSSGTEGFFGHFGTPLEMAEHELEATKRLRDIGLQAPAPVEAFEVDGLGVLVLEYLPNFHTLDTAPRAEVERLAPELFAALAEMHDNHLAHGDLRAENVLVREDGIYFIDATNVNDEGMRDARAYDLACGLAALEPLVGPKQAVAAALDSYEVEALLDAVDFLDFVNIRPDHDFDAASLKGEIEKHAA from the coding sequence ATGGACCTCCGTCGGCTCGTCCGCGGCCGCCTCGGGTGGCCGCGTCTGGAGACGGTCGCCCGCGAACTCGCCCGGCGATACGACCGCGACACCCTCCACATCCGATTTCTCGAGGCGGACAACTGGCTTTCGACCCCGATGGTCGTCGACGACGAGTGGTTCGTGAAGGTCATCTCCAAACAGAACTCGCTCGTCCACGCCGTGTTCACGACCGGGCGGAACCTCGGCGCGTTCTCCAGCGGGACGGAGGGCTTTTTCGGCCACTTCGGGACGCCGTTAGAGATGGCCGAACACGAACTCGAAGCGACGAAGCGACTCCGCGACATCGGACTGCAAGCCCCCGCACCGGTCGAGGCGTTCGAGGTGGACGGCCTCGGCGTCCTCGTCCTCGAATATCTGCCGAACTTCCACACGCTCGACACCGCCCCGCGAGCGGAAGTCGAACGGCTCGCGCCCGAGTTGTTCGCGGCGCTCGCGGAGATGCACGACAACCACCTCGCCCACGGCGACCTCAGGGCCGAGAACGTCCTCGTTCGCGAGGACGGCATCTACTTCATCGACGCGACGAACGTCAACGACGAGGGGATGCGCGACGCCCGCGCGTACGACCTCGCCTGCGGACTGGCCGCGCTCGAACCCCTCGTCGGCCCCAAGCAGGCCGTCGCCGCGGCGCTCGACTCCTACGAGGTCGAGGCGCTCTTGGACGCCGTCGACTTCCTCGACTTCGTCAACATCCGGCCCGACCACGACTTCGACGCCGCGTCGCTCAAAGGCGAGATTGAAAAGCACGCGGCGTAG
- a CDS encoding plastocyanin/azurin family copper-binding protein, with product MRLTRRRALAAVTAGIGLLAGCTGGDQTELPSEETESPPTETTASSPSQTATATSTPTPTASPTPTSESPGSTTEPASGDASGSLVVMEGVAFSPMRLSVEPGTTVTWENGEALQHNVRAASFDDAAADWSFQSETVGRDGRVTYRFDDPGVYQYDCGIHGSTAMCGVVVVGDASYDGTLPCE from the coding sequence ATGCGACTCACGAGACGACGAGCCCTTGCCGCTGTGACCGCCGGAATCGGACTGCTCGCCGGCTGTACGGGTGGCGACCAGACGGAGCTACCGAGCGAGGAGACGGAATCGCCCCCGACCGAGACGACGGCGTCGTCTCCGAGTCAAACGGCGACGGCGACATCAACACCGACACCGACAGCGTCGCCGACGCCGACGAGCGAATCACCGGGTTCGACGACCGAACCGGCGTCAGGCGATGCGTCCGGCTCGCTCGTCGTCATGGAAGGTGTCGCCTTCTCACCGATGCGGCTCTCGGTCGAGCCGGGGACGACGGTCACGTGGGAAAACGGGGAGGCGCTTCAACACAACGTCCGCGCGGCGAGTTTCGACGACGCGGCAGCCGATTGGTCGTTTCAGTCCGAGACGGTCGGCCGTGACGGGCGGGTCACCTACCGGTTCGACGACCCCGGCGTCTACCAGTACGACTGCGGTATCCACGGCTCGACGGCGATGTGCGGCGTCGTCGTGGTCGGCGACGCGAGCTACGACGGGACGCTCCCCTGCGAGTGA
- a CDS encoding ABC transporter ATP-binding protein — protein MSNRALDVSGVDSGYGEVQVLRDLTLHLKSDEIVCIIGPNGAGKSTVLKTVFGLLKPWTGSVELGGRDITGEEPEDLVRVGMGYVPQVDNVFSSLTIDENLKMGGVARSGGLQARIDELYDQFSILDEKRSAKARTLSGGQRQVLAFARALVMEPEVLLIDEPSAGLAPNIVKSVFEDVKKVNELGTAVLMVEQNAREGLGISDRGYVLDQGTVAYEGDADGLLDDPEVSRLYMGGADYEGVEGE, from the coding sequence ATGAGCAACCGCGCACTCGACGTCTCGGGCGTCGACAGCGGCTACGGCGAGGTGCAGGTCCTCCGCGACCTGACGCTCCACCTCAAATCGGACGAAATCGTCTGCATCATCGGCCCGAACGGCGCGGGGAAGTCGACCGTCCTCAAGACGGTGTTCGGCCTCCTCAAGCCGTGGACCGGCTCGGTCGAACTGGGCGGGCGAGACATCACCGGCGAGGAGCCGGAGGACCTCGTCCGCGTCGGGATGGGCTACGTCCCGCAGGTGGACAACGTCTTTTCGTCTCTCACCATCGACGAGAACCTCAAGATGGGCGGCGTCGCTCGCTCCGGGGGCCTGCAGGCCCGAATCGACGAGCTGTACGACCAGTTCTCGATTCTCGACGAGAAGCGCTCGGCGAAGGCGCGGACGCTCTCGGGCGGCCAGCGGCAGGTGCTCGCGTTCGCCCGCGCGCTCGTGATGGAGCCCGAAGTGCTCCTCATCGACGAGCCCTCGGCGGGCCTCGCGCCCAACATCGTCAAGTCGGTGTTCGAGGACGTGAAGAAGGTGAACGAACTCGGAACGGCGGTCCTGATGGTCGAGCAGAACGCCCGAGAGGGGCTCGGCATCTCCGACCGCGGTTACGTCCTCGACCAGGGGACCGTCGCCTACGAGGGCGACGCCGACGGCCTCCTCGACGACCCCGAAGTCTCGCGGCTCTACATGGGCGGCGCGGACTACGAGGGCGTCGAGGGCGAGTAA
- a CDS encoding ABC transporter ATP-binding protein codes for MNDGAYEGAHLGKDDVVLKTTDLEKAFGGLVATDGVSIEVDRGTITGMIGPNGAGKSTLFNLISGFYENDAGHVTVNGEEVTDLEPHERARKGLVRTFQTPRRLEGMSVREAMLVGPGPQKGESIFSLFFSGSDVTEEERANIEQTRELLERFEIGHLIDQPSTDLSGGQMKLVELARAFTTNPDILLLDEPVAGVNPTLANDIKRFIRELNEEGQTFLIIEHDMPFIMDLADPIIVLDQGKVLMEGSPDEVRSDDRVIEAYLGGAGP; via the coding sequence ATGAACGACGGCGCGTACGAGGGTGCCCACCTCGGCAAGGACGACGTCGTCCTGAAGACGACCGACTTGGAGAAGGCGTTCGGCGGCCTCGTCGCCACCGACGGCGTCTCCATCGAGGTCGACCGCGGGACCATCACCGGAATGATCGGGCCGAACGGCGCGGGGAAGTCCACGCTGTTCAACCTCATCTCCGGCTTCTACGAGAACGACGCCGGCCACGTCACCGTCAACGGGGAGGAAGTGACCGACCTCGAACCGCACGAGCGCGCCCGAAAGGGACTCGTTCGGACCTTCCAGACGCCCCGTCGGCTGGAGGGGATGTCCGTCCGCGAGGCGATGCTCGTCGGCCCCGGCCCGCAGAAAGGCGAGTCCATCTTCTCGCTTTTCTTCTCCGGCTCCGACGTGACCGAAGAGGAGCGGGCGAACATCGAACAGACGCGCGAGTTGCTCGAACGGTTCGAAATCGGGCATCTCATCGACCAGCCGTCGACCGACCTCTCCGGCGGGCAGATGAAGCTCGTCGAGCTTGCGCGGGCGTTCACGACGAACCCCGACATCTTGCTCTTGGACGAGCCGGTCGCCGGCGTCAACCCGACGCTCGCAAACGACATCAAGCGGTTCATCCGCGAACTCAACGAGGAGGGCCAGACCTTCCTCATCATCGAACACGACATGCCGTTTATCATGGACCTCGCAGACCCCATCATCGTTCTCGACCAAGGGAAGGTGCTCATGGAGGGCTCGCCGGACGAAGTCCGCTCTGACGACCGCGTCATCGAGGCGTACCTTGGGGGGGCCGGCCCATGA
- a CDS encoding branched-chain amino acid ABC transporter permease gives MSAVSSWVSETLVRDATERRIFATLGLITLLLVVGVLTGVIGPRFLLFQIALVGMYALLSLGLNVQWGYAGLINFSVAAFWGIGAYCAALLTAPNSPLGLGLHPVFGFLAAIVVSAFIAVLIGIPTLRLREDYLAIASLGLAEVIRAIILNERRWTAGSSGISGIPNLMSWLPLTDAATTAAIVVVLLAVVYLFLRRVHRSPWGRVLRTIRSDEDLAKALGKNTYQFKMQAFVIGSVIMAVAGAFYAHLNLYIDPSDLVPLTTFYIWIAVILGGTGSNRGAVVGAAVVIAIREGTRFLNDIGFIQTLGIDLAPLRLLFVGGLIILIMRFRQDGLLPPKDELIWPAARDESSTGGASPSGAVPDGGTASNGGDDR, from the coding sequence ATGAGCGCCGTGTCCTCGTGGGTGAGCGAGACGCTCGTCCGCGACGCGACCGAGCGGCGCATCTTCGCCACGCTCGGACTCATCACGCTGCTGCTCGTCGTCGGCGTCCTCACCGGCGTCATCGGACCGCGGTTCCTCCTGTTCCAAATCGCGCTCGTCGGGATGTACGCCCTGCTCTCGCTCGGACTCAACGTCCAGTGGGGCTACGCCGGACTCATCAACTTCTCCGTCGCCGCGTTCTGGGGCATCGGCGCCTACTGCGCCGCGCTGTTGACCGCACCGAACTCCCCGCTCGGACTCGGACTCCACCCGGTGTTCGGGTTCCTCGCGGCAATCGTCGTGAGCGCGTTCATCGCGGTGCTTATCGGCATCCCGACGCTCCGCCTGCGCGAGGACTACCTCGCCATCGCCAGCCTCGGACTGGCCGAGGTCATTCGCGCCATCATCCTCAACGAGCGCCGGTGGACCGCCGGTTCGAGCGGTATCAGCGGCATCCCGAACCTCATGTCGTGGCTCCCGCTGACAGACGCCGCGACGACGGCCGCAATCGTGGTCGTCCTCCTCGCGGTCGTCTACCTGTTCCTCCGGCGCGTCCACCGGTCGCCGTGGGGGCGCGTCCTCCGGACCATCCGGTCCGACGAGGACCTCGCGAAGGCGCTCGGTAAAAACACCTACCAGTTCAAGATGCAGGCGTTCGTCATCGGCTCGGTCATCATGGCCGTCGCCGGGGCGTTCTACGCGCACTTGAACCTCTACATCGACCCCTCGGACCTCGTCCCCCTGACGACGTTCTACATCTGGATCGCCGTCATCCTCGGCGGGACCGGGTCGAACCGCGGAGCGGTCGTCGGCGCGGCCGTCGTCATCGCCATCCGCGAGGGGACGCGCTTCCTCAACGACATCGGGTTCATCCAGACGCTCGGCATCGACTTGGCCCCGCTCCGACTGCTGTTCGTCGGCGGGCTCATCATCCTCATCATGCGCTTCCGGCAGGACGGGCTCCTCCCTCCGAAGGACGAACTCATCTGGCCGGCGGCGCGCGACGAGAGCAGTACCGGTGGCGCGTCACCGTCGGGTGCTGTCCCGGACGGCGGCACCGCCTCGAACGGGGGTGACGACAGATGA
- a CDS encoding branched-chain amino acid ABC transporter permease, which translates to MIPLQISPFQYVANGVVFSSIIVLAAIGLSLVYSIADFANFAHGDLMTVGAFSALFSVGFLRPMLGDAGVFGLPLWFFLALAFGMGAAAVISVITDRVVYQPVKGADSIGLLISSIGVALVYRALVFLSFGTEAERYGVPRQGPIPWVRETLGIAVTPRNLVVVTLTIVLVTALHLTLTRTTLGRKMRATADNADLARVSGIRTSEVILAMWLIGGALAAAGGVFLGLEELVRPRMGFDILLIVFAAVILGGIGSVYGAMLGGLVIGMVHELVPLFNQWGIIPVGSRYAAAVAFVIMVAILLVRPSGIAGDSG; encoded by the coding sequence GTGATACCGCTCCAAATCAGCCCCTTCCAGTACGTCGCCAACGGCGTGGTGTTTTCGAGCATCATCGTCCTCGCGGCCATCGGGCTGTCACTCGTCTACAGCATCGCGGACTTCGCGAACTTCGCCCACGGCGACCTCATGACCGTGGGGGCGTTCTCCGCGCTGTTCTCGGTCGGGTTCCTCCGACCGATGCTGGGCGACGCGGGCGTGTTTGGCCTGCCGCTTTGGTTCTTCCTCGCGCTCGCGTTCGGCATGGGGGCGGCGGCGGTCATCTCAGTCATCACCGACCGCGTCGTCTACCAACCGGTGAAGGGGGCAGACTCCATCGGCCTGCTCATCTCCAGTATCGGGGTCGCGCTCGTCTATCGGGCGCTCGTCTTCCTGTCGTTCGGGACCGAAGCCGAGCGCTACGGCGTCCCCCGACAGGGGCCGATTCCGTGGGTCCGCGAGACGCTCGGTATCGCGGTCACGCCGCGCAACCTCGTCGTCGTAACGCTCACCATCGTGCTCGTGACCGCGCTGCACCTGACGCTGACGCGGACGACGCTCGGTCGGAAGATGCGCGCGACCGCCGACAACGCGGACCTCGCGCGGGTCAGCGGGATTCGGACCAGCGAGGTCATCCTCGCCATGTGGCTCATCGGCGGCGCGCTCGCCGCGGCCGGCGGCGTCTTCCTCGGGCTGGAGGAACTCGTCCGCCCGCGGATGGGCTTCGACATCCTGCTCATTGTCTTCGCCGCGGTCATCCTCGGCGGCATCGGCTCCGTCTACGGCGCGATGCTCGGCGGCCTCGTCATCGGGATGGTCCACGAGCTGGTTCCGCTTTTCAACCAGTGGGGCATCATTCCAGTCGGCTCGCGGTACGCCGCGGCCGTCGCGTTCGTCATCATGGTCGCCATCCTGCTCGTTCGCCCGAGCGGAATCGCGGGTGATAGCGGATGA
- a CDS encoding ABC transporter substrate-binding protein, translating into MDRRTLLKLSGLSLVGATAGCLEGEDEGTTTATTTEESGGGGGEETTTTTEESGGSGESYTIGMVDSLTGSLAPYGERNTRGRELALAAINEAGIGSEGASLRISVEDDESTNQGGVNGAQKLVNQDGVPLLIGSVGSGVSIAIHDSVTNDAGVVQISQNSTSPELTSRPDLLRMSPSGAAKGQALANLVSDDGHDTVAVTWINNDYGTGLSDVFAETFESELGGTVAYNEPHDQGQSSYSGILTEMASTDASAWVFITYANEYTVMVNEGFDQGYNTAVDYYGAESTVADSIIENTPAGSMDGMKGITESAPQDQENYQNFVSAFEENYDATPTVWSAYAYDAVTVAALAIEAADEFSGEALASVVRDVTRPEGEEVFNFEEAAAVLRDGGSPSDINYQGVSGPVDLDENGDPPGYYQIYSVQDHEYVFGDYITS; encoded by the coding sequence ATGGACCGCAGAACGCTGCTGAAGCTGTCGGGGCTCTCACTTGTCGGGGCGACCGCCGGTTGTCTCGAAGGCGAAGACGAGGGCACGACCACGGCCACGACGACTGAGGAGAGTGGCGGTGGCGGCGGTGAGGAGACCACTACGACCACCGAGGAAAGCGGTGGCAGCGGCGAGTCGTACACCATCGGCATGGTCGACTCGCTCACCGGGTCGCTCGCGCCCTACGGCGAGCGCAACACCCGCGGTCGCGAACTCGCCCTCGCCGCCATCAACGAGGCAGGCATCGGCTCCGAGGGGGCGTCGCTAAGAATCTCCGTCGAGGACGACGAGAGTACGAACCAGGGCGGGGTCAACGGCGCGCAGAAACTCGTCAACCAGGACGGCGTGCCGCTTCTCATCGGCTCTGTCGGCTCGGGCGTCTCCATCGCCATCCACGACAGCGTCACCAACGACGCCGGCGTCGTCCAAATCAGCCAGAACAGCACGAGCCCCGAACTCACGTCGCGGCCGGACCTGCTCCGCATGAGTCCCTCCGGGGCCGCAAAGGGGCAAGCGCTCGCCAATCTCGTCAGCGACGACGGCCACGACACCGTCGCCGTCACGTGGATCAACAACGACTACGGGACGGGCCTCTCCGACGTGTTCGCCGAGACGTTCGAGTCAGAACTCGGGGGCACCGTCGCCTACAACGAGCCCCACGACCAGGGACAGTCGTCGTACAGCGGCATCCTCACCGAGATGGCCTCGACGGACGCCTCCGCGTGGGTGTTCATCACGTACGCCAACGAGTACACCGTCATGGTCAACGAGGGGTTCGACCAGGGCTACAACACCGCTGTGGACTACTACGGCGCGGAGTCCACCGTCGCCGACTCAATCATCGAAAACACCCCCGCGGGCAGCATGGACGGCATGAAAGGCATCACCGAGAGCGCCCCGCAGGACCAGGAGAACTACCAGAACTTCGTCTCCGCGTTCGAGGAGAACTACGACGCGACGCCGACGGTCTGGTCGGCGTACGCCTACGACGCCGTCACGGTGGCGGCGCTCGCCATCGAGGCAGCCGACGAGTTCTCCGGCGAGGCGCTCGCGTCCGTCGTCCGCGACGTGACCCGTCCCGAGGGCGAGGAGGTCTTCAACTTCGAGGAGGCCGCGGCCGTCCTCCGCGACGGCGGCTCGCCGAGCGACATCAACTATCAGGGCGTCAGCGGTCCGGTCGACCTCGACGAGAACGGCGACCCGCCGGGCTACTACCAGATTTACAGCGTCCAGGACCACGAGTACGTCTTCGGCGACTACATCACGAGCTAA
- a CDS encoding proline dehydrogenase family protein, producing the protein MIPPIANNFVAGETADGAVSHVESLNRDGIAGILNLLGEHYTDRADADADADAYVDLVRQLGATNLDGCVSVKPSQIGLDIGDHAFRENLDRIVDAADAEDVFVWVDMEDHETTDVTLDAVDDLGHRTGGNVGVCVQANLKRTREDLERLAEVPGKVRLVKGAYNEPASIAYKEKAKVDEVYEELLEYMFTEFDDGVAVGSHDPHMIAHARHLHEQYGTPYEVQMLMGVREDGQRDLADADIEMWQYVPYGDKWFSYFYRRVRERKSNALFALRAVAGI; encoded by the coding sequence ATGATACCCCCCATCGCGAACAACTTCGTGGCGGGTGAGACGGCCGACGGGGCAGTCTCGCACGTCGAGTCGCTGAACCGCGACGGCATCGCGGGGATACTGAACCTGCTCGGCGAGCACTACACCGACCGGGCGGACGCCGACGCCGACGCCGACGCGTACGTCGACCTCGTCCGCCAACTGGGCGCGACGAACCTCGATGGGTGCGTCTCGGTGAAGCCTTCGCAGATCGGCCTCGACATCGGCGACCACGCGTTCCGGGAGAACCTCGACCGCATCGTCGACGCCGCGGACGCCGAGGACGTGTTCGTCTGGGTCGACATGGAAGACCACGAGACGACCGACGTGACCCTCGACGCCGTCGATGACCTGGGTCACCGGACGGGCGGGAACGTCGGCGTCTGCGTGCAGGCGAACCTGAAACGCACGCGCGAGGACCTCGAACGCCTCGCCGAGGTCCCCGGGAAGGTCCGCCTCGTCAAAGGCGCGTACAACGAGCCCGCGTCCATCGCGTACAAGGAGAAGGCGAAGGTTGACGAGGTGTACGAAGAACTCCTCGAATACATGTTCACTGAGTTCGACGACGGCGTCGCGGTCGGCAGTCACGACCCGCACATGATCGCGCACGCCCGCCACCTCCACGAACAGTACGGGACCCCCTACGAGGTACAGATGCTCATGGGCGTTCGCGAGGACGGCCAACGCGACCTCGCCGACGCCGACATCGAGATGTGGCAGTACGTCCCCTACGGGGACAAGTGGTTCTCCTACTTCTACCGGCGCGTCCGCGAGCGGAAATCGAACGCGCTGTTCGCGCTCCGCGCCGTCGCCGGCATCTGA
- a CDS encoding helix-turn-helix domain-containing protein, which produces MSERTSGEGTRLTLDLWHPNCWAIESTSEYDGGILAHAIYDAPTAGVERSNGLFTAYGESLDEVETLLDVIADSNLTGEVLELQERFDSRGKHVAPGPVAREFFLEYDPSDMMCPELLKQGFVHSAPTQIENGRERWEVWFAGAREEIQPRIETVMDETGAEIRVASISTSEGAEPERSRRLDTLTRSQRQAFELAREEGYYRWPREVSTRELAAEMDISKTTLLEHLRKAESKLLDPQ; this is translated from the coding sequence ATGAGCGAGCGCACGTCAGGTGAAGGTACGCGCCTCACGCTCGACCTATGGCATCCGAACTGCTGGGCGATAGAATCAACGAGCGAGTACGACGGCGGCATCCTCGCACACGCCATCTACGACGCCCCCACCGCGGGCGTCGAGCGGTCGAACGGGCTGTTCACCGCCTACGGCGAGTCGCTCGACGAGGTCGAAACGCTCCTCGACGTTATCGCCGACTCGAACCTCACGGGCGAGGTGTTGGAACTGCAAGAGCGGTTCGACTCCCGCGGGAAGCACGTCGCGCCCGGCCCAGTCGCCCGCGAGTTCTTCTTGGAGTACGACCCGAGCGACATGATGTGTCCGGAGCTACTCAAGCAGGGCTTCGTCCACAGCGCCCCCACGCAGATAGAAAACGGCCGAGAGCGGTGGGAAGTCTGGTTCGCGGGCGCGAGAGAAGAGATACAGCCCCGCATCGAGACCGTCATGGACGAGACCGGTGCGGAGATTCGCGTCGCCTCCATCTCCACGTCCGAGGGGGCGGAACCGGAGCGCAGTCGGCGACTCGACACGCTCACCCGGAGCCAGCGGCAGGCGTTCGAACTCGCGCGCGAAGAAGGATACTACCGCTGGCCCCGCGAGGTGTCCACCCGCGAACTCGCCGCCGAGATGGACATCTCGAAGACGACGCTGCTCGAACACCTCCGAAAGGCGGAATCGAAACTGCTCGACCCGCAGTAG
- a CDS encoding aldehyde dehydrogenase family protein → MAQDEYRHYIDGEWTDGTGDETFESTNPATGESLGTFRRGTPEDIDAAAAAADEAYEEWRELSHIDRAEYLWDIYHELRDRTEELAEVVTKECGKEISEGRADVIEAYHMVEWAAGDARHPKGDVIPSEIPAKDAYMRRKPRGVVGCITPWNFPVAIPFWHMAVALVEGNTVVWKPAEQTPWCGQIIAEMFEDAGIPDGVFNMVQGFGDAGASIVDDDRVDSVLFTGSAEVGHEVASKVAQQPGKLAACEMGGKNNIVITEKADLDIAVHSATMSSFKTTGQRCVSSERIVVHEDVYDEFKERFVENAKNVSVGDPLREDTFMGPLIEEGHKEKVTKYNELAEKEGVNVLVDRTELDADEIPEGHEEGHWVGPFVYEADPHDDLRCTHEEVFGPHVALLKYSGDIEDAVEIQNDTDYGLAGAVISEDYRQINYFRDHAEVGLAYGNLPCIGAEVHLPFGGVKKSGNGYPSAREIIEAVTERTAWTLNNSKEIRMAQGLSADIKTKEDE, encoded by the coding sequence ATGGCGCAGGACGAATATCGACACTACATCGACGGCGAGTGGACGGACGGAACCGGCGACGAGACGTTCGAGAGCACGAATCCCGCGACGGGCGAGTCGCTGGGAACGTTCCGACGCGGCACGCCCGAGGACATCGACGCCGCGGCCGCCGCGGCCGATGAGGCGTACGAGGAGTGGCGGGAACTCTCGCACATCGACCGCGCGGAGTACCTCTGGGACATTTACCACGAACTGCGCGACCGCACCGAGGAACTCGCAGAGGTCGTCACCAAAGAGTGCGGCAAGGAGATTTCCGAGGGCCGCGCCGACGTCATCGAGGCGTACCACATGGTCGAGTGGGCCGCGGGCGACGCCCGCCACCCCAAGGGCGACGTGATTCCCTCCGAGATTCCCGCGAAGGACGCCTACATGCGCCGCAAGCCCCGTGGCGTCGTCGGCTGTATCACCCCGTGGAACTTCCCCGTGGCCATCCCCTTCTGGCACATGGCCGTCGCGCTCGTCGAGGGCAACACCGTCGTTTGGAAGCCCGCCGAGCAGACGCCGTGGTGCGGCCAGATTATCGCCGAGATGTTCGAGGACGCCGGCATCCCCGACGGCGTGTTCAACATGGTACAGGGCTTCGGCGACGCCGGCGCGAGCATCGTCGACGACGACCGCGTCGACTCCGTATTGTTCACGGGGTCCGCCGAGGTCGGCCACGAGGTCGCGAGCAAGGTGGCCCAACAGCCCGGCAAACTCGCCGCGTGTGAGATGGGCGGCAAGAACAACATCGTCATCACCGAGAAGGCGGACCTCGACATCGCGGTCCACTCCGCGACGATGTCGTCGTTCAAGACCACCGGCCAGCGCTGTGTCTCCTCCGAGCGCATCGTCGTCCACGAGGACGTGTACGACGAGTTCAAGGAACGCTTCGTCGAGAACGCGAAGAACGTCTCCGTGGGCGACCCGCTCCGCGAGGACACCTTCATGGGCCCCCTCATCGAGGAGGGCCACAAGGAGAAGGTCACGAAGTACAACGAACTCGCGGAGAAGGAGGGCGTGAACGTCCTCGTCGACCGCACCGAACTCGACGCCGACGAGATTCCCGAGGGCCACGAAGAGGGCCACTGGGTCGGGCCGTTCGTCTACGAGGCTGACCCCCACGACGACCTCCGCTGTACCCACGAGGAGGTCTTCGGTCCCCACGTTGCCCTGCTCAAGTACTCCGGCGACATCGAGGACGCCGTCGAGATTCAGAACGACACCGACTACGGACTGGCCGGTGCCGTCATCTCCGAGGACTACCGCCAGATCAACTACTTCCGCGACCACGCCGAGGTCGGCCTCGCCTACGGGAACCTCCCGTGTATCGGCGCGGAGGTCCACCTCCCGTTCGGCGGCGTGAAGAAGTCCGGCAACGGCTACCCCTCGGCCCGCGAAATCATCGAGGCCGTCACCGAGCGCACCGCGTGGACGCTCAACAACTCCAAGGAGATCCGCATGGCACAGGGCCTCTCCGCGGACATCAAGACCAAAGAAGACGAGTAA
- a CDS encoding SRPBCC family protein: MTVRVKRTFEFDAPGERVWEFIADPAKRAGAISVVDRFDVADDGRHATWYLELPIPLVRSTVTVETEDIEVDEPTHVKFVGKSRVMRVTGEHTIEERDGGSRLVNEFIVDGRLPGVEAFFERNLDRELDNLEAALRREFEATA; encoded by the coding sequence ATGACCGTCCGCGTGAAACGAACCTTCGAGTTCGACGCTCCCGGCGAGCGCGTCTGGGAGTTTATCGCCGACCCGGCCAAGCGAGCGGGGGCTATCAGCGTCGTCGACCGCTTCGACGTGGCCGACGACGGCCGCCACGCGACGTGGTACCTCGAACTGCCGATTCCGCTCGTCCGCTCGACGGTGACCGTCGAGACCGAAGACATCGAAGTCGACGAGCCGACGCACGTCAAGTTCGTCGGCAAGTCGCGGGTGATGCGGGTGACGGGCGAACACACCATCGAAGAGCGTGACGGCGGGAGCCGCCTCGTCAACGAGTTCATCGTCGACGGCCGGCTACCGGGTGTAGAGGCGTTCTTCGAGCGCAATCTCGACCGCGAACTCGACAACCTCGAAGCGGCGCTCCGGCGCGAGTTCGAAGCGACCGCCTGA